In Streptomyces sp. NBC_00878, a single window of DNA contains:
- a CDS encoding 1-acyl-sn-glycerol-3-phosphate acyltransferase: protein MSVPVDSAHGASSHRVPANAPVPTSFWLPSAPCTPALCVSDPGPSVARPLRAARLVTGLAVIAFGVSLIPLIRRLSRPLRDRLIRRWCRTILAAFGVRATITEGGGEEGKGREGGEGGEGGEMARQERAARPTRPATGMLVVANHASWLDIPLIAAVLPGRMVAKQEIASYPVLGQVAAYGGTLFVERDRLRALPAKVDELSAALRAGSSVIVFPEGTTWCGREHGPFRHAAFQAAIDASVPVRPVSIRYRLQDRRFAEAAAFVGKDTLLASLRRVAAVRGLTAELTVLPPIAPGTHNDRRALARAAHEAAVSRRTPRRPGT, encoded by the coding sequence GTGAGCGTTCCCGTCGACAGCGCGCACGGTGCTTCGTCCCACAGGGTTCCGGCCAACGCCCCCGTACCGACGAGCTTCTGGCTGCCCAGCGCCCCGTGCACCCCCGCCCTGTGCGTCTCCGACCCGGGGCCGTCCGTCGCGCGGCCGCTGCGCGCGGCCCGCCTGGTGACGGGCCTCGCCGTCATCGCCTTCGGTGTCTCGCTCATCCCCTTGATCCGGCGCCTGTCCCGGCCCCTCCGCGACCGGCTGATCAGGCGCTGGTGCCGCACCATTCTCGCGGCCTTCGGCGTACGGGCGACGATCACCGAGGGCGGCGGAGAGGAGGGAAAGGGAAGAGAGGGAGGAGAGGGAGGAGAGGGCGGAGAGATGGCACGGCAGGAACGGGCTGCACGGCCGACCCGTCCGGCAACAGGCATGCTGGTCGTCGCCAACCATGCCTCCTGGCTGGACATACCGTTGATCGCCGCCGTGCTGCCCGGCCGGATGGTGGCCAAACAGGAGATCGCGTCCTACCCGGTGCTCGGCCAAGTCGCCGCCTACGGCGGCACGTTGTTCGTCGAACGCGACCGGCTGCGGGCGCTGCCCGCAAAGGTCGACGAACTCTCCGCGGCACTGCGCGCGGGCTCGTCGGTGATCGTCTTCCCCGAGGGCACCACCTGGTGCGGCCGGGAGCACGGTCCGTTCCGGCACGCCGCCTTCCAGGCAGCGATCGACGCGTCGGTCCCGGTGCGACCGGTGAGCATCCGCTACCGGCTCCAGGATCGGCGGTTCGCCGAGGCGGCGGCGTTCGTCGGCAAGGACACCCTGCTCGCCTCGCTTCGCCGGGTGGCCGCCGTCCGCGGCCTGACCGCCGAACTCACCGTGCTGCCGCCCATCGCGCCGGGTACTCACAACGACCGCCGCGCCCTGGCCCGCGCGGCCCACGAGGCCGCGGTGTCCCGGCGCACTCCCCGTCGGCCGGGCACGTAA
- a CDS encoding GNAT family N-acetyltransferase produces MAASKTLASLPHTAPPRYTVSLARDERDVRAAQRLRHKVFAGGLGASLTTPEPGLDVDAFDDCCDHLLVREEATGAVVGTYRLLRPVPASAAGSLYAAAEFQLGGLAGIRHDLVEASRFCVHPDHNEEAVVSFIWAGVARYLTRAGHGWLGGCCSVPLADGGALAGRVWETLSAKHLSPAEYRVTPRLPWRATATSSARAPLPPLLSGYVRLGAWVCGEPAYDVDFGAADFYVLLSVRHADPRHFNRLLALASAW; encoded by the coding sequence ATGGCCGCGTCGAAAACGCTCGCTTCCCTGCCCCACACCGCCCCTCCTCGCTATACCGTCTCCCTCGCGCGGGACGAGCGTGACGTACGAGCTGCCCAACGGCTGCGCCACAAGGTCTTCGCCGGCGGGCTGGGCGCCTCGCTCACCACACCCGAACCCGGTCTGGACGTCGACGCCTTCGACGACTGCTGCGACCATCTGCTGGTCCGCGAAGAAGCCACAGGGGCGGTCGTCGGCACGTACCGGCTGCTGCGGCCCGTTCCCGCCTCCGCCGCCGGAAGCCTGTACGCGGCGGCCGAGTTCCAGCTCGGCGGCCTGGCCGGGATCCGCCACGACCTCGTCGAGGCGAGCCGCTTCTGCGTCCACCCCGACCACAACGAAGAAGCGGTCGTCTCCTTCATCTGGGCCGGGGTCGCGCGCTACTTGACCCGGGCCGGGCACGGCTGGCTCGGCGGCTGCTGTTCGGTCCCGCTGGCGGACGGCGGGGCACTCGCCGGCCGTGTGTGGGAGACCCTGTCCGCCAAGCACCTTTCCCCCGCGGAATACCGCGTCACCCCGCGCCTTCCCTGGCGTGCCACCGCCACCTCCTCCGCGCGCGCTCCGCTCCCGCCGCTCCTGAGCGGCTATGTGCGCCTGGGCGCCTGGGTGTGCGGAGAACCGGCGTACGACGTCGACTTCGGGGCGGCCGACTTCTACGTACTGCTGTCCGTGCGGCACGCCGACCCGCGTCACTTCAACCGCCTTCTCGCCCTGGCATCCGCGTGGTGA